The DNA window CAGTTGCAAAGAGGTCATCAAAGGCTTACCAACACAAGTCCGTCACCGTTTTGTTTCAGCATAAATCAAAGGAACTAGAATATCGTAAAGTAGTTTTATACCTCGCGCATCGTAAAGAACATCAGCCCCAAGAATAATTTTCGGGTGTAAACTAAATATGGATGCATCCCAAACTCCCCATGTCAATCCTAATACctaaaaacaaaacttaaatcCATGAAAAGCAATTCATAAGTACACCAGGCTGATATAAAGTAACAGAATATCCAAGCAATCAACATAAACCTTACTTCACATTTCAGATTATTTAGTTCACAGACTCCTCTCATGTTCTCAAGCACCTGTATTTACATCAAACAATACATGTACATACTTCAGTGGCTCAATatcaaaaagtaaaatattagttGCAGTCATAATAATTCAGTTTAAGCAAAAGCAAATTTTAGGCTGATAAAAGGATTTATAATCAACATTAATTTCTACTAGTGTTCCAAATTTtggataaaattatcaattttcaaCGCAGGGATACTATATTTACAAGTAAAAGTAAGTAAATACTACCTCCAATCTATTTGCATCGTCGGTAAGGGTGACATTGGAGCCAACTTTGGCAGCTACCAATCCAGGTAAGCAAGTTCCTGCACCGAGCTGcaaaaaaacaaacataaaagtTCTCGAGATACCAAAGCGAAAATTCGAATTTATTATAAGAAATACCTCGACTACATTATTCCCGGAAAAGCGCAGTTTGTGTTGCCAAACATACTCGGCCAGTACGATACTACAAGGCCAAACGAATAAGCCATAGTCTTCTTTCATGTTCTGCTCatcgtaaaaaaaaaattataccctAGTCCTTAAAGCttctactctttttttttttttcctttcatagaGTTTTGTGAAAAAATTACTACCTCAACTATCGATATGGAGAAGGCGGTTTTCTCAGAGTCGCCGTAAAAATGACGCGATATCGTCTTCATTAGTTGATTGGCCACGAATCTGTGTCTCTGCTGCCGTCGTCGTTTCCTCCGATATCGCCGCCGATTATATCTTTCTTCGTATTATACTCCgtacatttgaaattttaatgtaatATTGTGTAATTTTACTAATGCGCTGCGTTTAACTAATCAGCGTGAGAATCTAGAAGCTGTAAACGGCAGAGATTAACGCACTAGACGAAAGAAGGAACCTCACAGATCTGTGGACACGTTGCACCCATAGTAAAATAGTTGCTTGGGCATTTTATTGGCCCTACCTTGCTTCCTTGGAATTAATGCTGAATATCTCTCAATTTCGGCATGAAATAAATTAATCCCtctaaatatttgattttatcTATTTCGAAAGTGATTAAGTCGCTTTTGAAAATTTACGAAAAACAAAGCTTTTATCTATTAAAAACGACTCATACAAAGAGCAatcatgtattttttaaaaagcataatgataattttaattaaccgactttatttttttatcaatttaatccttaattatttttagtaaaacttaatcattatttttttaaatagtcaatttcttttttttaagaaagtgttaactaaaattattttttaatgatattagtATGGCAATTTATGTGGCAAtgatactatttattttatatgttacaataataaaattttaaaaattataaaaatatttaaaaattaaaattcaaaaaattataaaaagattataattttaaaaaaaatgtatgatGTAAATGTGAATTGCCACACGGGCtgctatgtttaaaattttaacattttaattagtactttcgttaaaaataataattaaatgatttttgaatGATTAATGATCAAATTATACTTTTTGTTTAAGAttgaatatcaaatttagctcgtaaaataataaaagtgaaattaaaatgtaaacattaaaaagctAAAATTCtcatcatatttttttataaaaatatttaaatatatcaaaatgattggAAAAAGGtttcaatcaacaatttttaagtTAAAACTCCACCAAATGTCTATTTGGACAACATGGAATAATTGAATGAAAGTATAATTATTAGAATAGTAATTACACTTTTTTGTAATTGTAATTCCTTAGACCCGTTTGACTAATAAAGTACAAATTTTAACTacacataaataatttatattttttaaaaatattagtttaataaaaataatttctaagtaacaaaatttaaatcaaataatcatatgtattatgttagtttAAAAAAGTAGCTGATAACACAATTACTGATAAAaatagcaagaaaaataaatatcgtatgcaattttatctaattgttctaaTGCATATTTGTTCGATTATTTCCTTTGCAATATTTAACGTATGCTCCTTATTATCATTTGTTGGTCATTAACCGAGACCATCATCATCCGAATTTGAATTTGCTTCATTAAGATTATcaatattttattcttccatACACTTTACGAAGTATGAACATTTCAATTCCACCTATAATTGATCTGATGAAATATTCAACATGCTAGTATGATTCAACGTTTTCTTGTGCTATGCTGATGTGATATTGTTAATATGAAAAATGTtcttttagaataaaaaaaaccTTATATAATATTCTTCTTCCCTTGCTTTGTTTTTGCTCCTCTGTTTCTTTCTCtatgtctatttattttatttctttgttttattattatataatataatatatataatatatatacttaaacattaagatataatattataatattataatatatattttaactttattctttttattttttctttaatctataattcaatttttatcctatatataatttagtcattatacctaattacttttaattcaagtaaattcaattaatcgaaacctaattaactacacaactaggaGTTCGATTTACAGGAACGGAGCCCCAGGAATGtgctttttttaatttgatcatttttaattaattaacaatcgaaacgttaaaattttttaaggaaactttaataccaccttaatgacactctgtaaatatttataaaaatatttacgactcagtttataaaaacaaggtcccaataccttattttataaaaccacttgaacttaataagtcacttatataacataaattatcaaatcaaaaacctttttaaaaatcacatttgactcataaatattaaataataatatttacgaacttacttgtcggatttggtggccccgaaaccactgttttcgataccactgaaaaacgagctgttacataatttatatactttaaattTCGACATAATTTGGTTCCTCTACTTCTATAATGttaattagtctaaatagttagtattattaactattttaataaaaatgatgacatcaaattttcacaacaaaactattccaacaaaaaaaatattattttatcatgaCGATTTCAAATGAGTGTTTTTAGAGGAAATTTCTAATTAGTattttcaatgttatttttattttcatatgtaaGGATGAGCATTCGAtaaaattgagtgaaaaaattCTAGTTAATTAAGTTGACGAgttctattttatcatcttaattctatttaaatttttattaatcgagttgagtgaaatgaaattcgaattgagtcgaataattaattaacttatttagatcccgaaattaatattttagaaaatttttaaaaatttagcttTCTTTATacattctttagaatttttttaaaaaaatataaattttagaattttttataaatattttgaattttatttttttgagaaagaccagtttgctcattttcaaaattgacaagtgtaacagcccaattttcagtagtgtcagaacagtgatttgagatcactaaattcgatgaagaagttagaaatatttttgaattagtgaattttgtgatttaaaagaaattattaggtaaattgggtcgaaaacgaggtatcgagacctcgatattataaactgagccgtaaatatttttataaatatttacggagtgtcaataggataatattaaagtttcgttaagaaattttaatgtttcgatagttaattatgaaaaaggattaaattgcaatagggataaaagtttaattatagattaaagaaaagttaaaaggaccaaataggcaattatgcctttttccaaagttgaggcggcataagtataaaaatctgagatttttatgtgttaaaaaaatattatattatagtaatgattatgtttttatattatattatcattaatatattatattatattatatatatacataaaacaaaagaaagaatagaaaaaagaaagaaaagaaacagaatagaagagacgaaacagagaaagaaacagagagcaaaacgggcagagaaggaaggaaagaaagaaagaaagaaagaaaaagaaaaagggaaatttaaggttttaaggttccaagctcaattggtaagtcaaattaagtctttttcttataatttttgagtttttggaatcctagagataaatactacttgatttatgttgatattctgaaagttagtagattgttagacatgagttatgttgaattaattgatgaactagaggttaaaatgattgaattttaagttagaagttagtaaaagattgatttgtaaaataaaatataagttttgaattgatagggattaaattgaaagaatcccgaaattagggatttatggggaaattgaagaattaaactgagtttatagtaagaattaagagagaatatagagttagaatgcaaaaataaaattagtattgataagggattaaattagaatttgatgttgccatagaagaaaaaaaaaatgttcagaatgttataaaacataagaataagagatgaagtttaatttccgagccttggggcaaaattgtaattttcaaaaagttagagtcgagggctattttaataaatttgaatattaaataagttaaatttgctattatagatcaagaagaacgaaattcgggagtagatcggggaaaagaaaaagtaaaggactaaattgtaaagtttagtcacattttgtatcaaggtaagtttacagtaaataaatgcaatattcttttattttacattattattgtcaatttccagcatttatatatttatgttatgaaaatatttaaagtcgaatttaaggtgaagtgacagaggaaaagtgttagaaagccccggttgaaccctaggaatgttaggatattagggttgacaggacagaacagaaatgagccatgtaagtccatattagaaatatggctttggagacaggattgagccatgtaagtccatattatatatggcattggagacaggaataattcatgtaagtccatgtcaaagacatggcattggcagggtattgatagacaagaatgaccctagtatccttagtattccgagtggttcaacgggtcagaatacgagttaaattacagtgaattaacagcaaaggaaaagtagattataattatgaaaacggaaaggtcaggtaagaaagaaggtaagggaataaagaagaagatagaaattgagaagtaaagaaatttatgatgttagatgatattatgcataattatccattatgttgaatgttgtgatttatttgcttgtaagcttactaagcctagtgcttaatctctttatttcttcttcttatagtacttatctagccactcggggatcgaaggaaacgtcggaggccgatcacactatcaaagaaataactcggtataattagacgttttgttttgtgtatggcatgtatagaaacttagctacttttggtataatatgaacaatgagtgatgtgtaagtagttaatgatgtatggttattaaaatgattaaggatgaaggtgtttgttgttatgaaagattaggtgataaattatgcatggaaatcataaaaggataaaattttgcaaagaaacagaattcaggcagcacagtgacgtgaatttgaaaaatcacccaagatagtataaaatgaattagagggtgaatgatatatgaaattaaatcttgttgagtctattttcatggaaaaataacggtgtaggaaaaagaaatttatattttaagatatgtgaattttagtaagatagggtcagaactgtttttggagtctcctaatctgagtttagaaaataattacaaattgtacaaaaatggttatgagttgaaatttacatgcttagattccttaatgagtctattttctatagaaacaagtaagaacttcatatgaaaatcctatagcgagaaaacttatttttagtgactagaggtcagggcagtctggtggtgacacaggggagactttaactaataaactgtactaatttgctgaataaaaaattctaaaaattttatggtgagtagatatatgagtctagtttcagggaaaatttacgggattaaattttgagttctttagctcaagttataattaatttagtaactgctgcgcgattagacagatttgctgcgaataatgaaataaattttcaaacctagtttttatgctccgaactggtaagataagccaagtaatgcctcgtgctcgactccagaaacggtctcgggtaaggggtgttacattttattggtatcagagcaggtttagtcggttctcggaacagttagtgtgagaaaaagtctagctatacatgccatacttgtattttgatagtgtgacgactcctgacaatttttttttaataaacattttattttatagtaatggatcccgggcgagctggtgatgatgatgtagaaagtaatgcgcctgcttccacagaaggggcagcgccatctgagaataggccagtaatagttgatcagggaggagtgactcgagaagctctcttccgagctttgaatgatttgtttgccgagttcgttcgtacgaatccggcagttagacctccagcccctcatgattctcaggctacccatgcagctcaagcttccccagtcacaggtacagtggtaagagaaaagccaccagttgatagaatcaggaaacaaggggcagaagagttccgagcaacaaaagatgatgatgcagaaagagcagaattttggttagagaatactatcagagtctttgacgaattatcttgtacacccgaggagtgtatgaaatgtgtagtatcacttcttagagactcagcctactactggtggaagacacttgtatcagttgtaccgaaagagagggtcacttgggatttctttcaggaagaatttcgtaaaaagtacatcagtcagaggtttattgaccagaaaagaaaggaattcctggaattgaaataaggcaatatgacggtgaccgattatgagcgtgaatttgtcaggctcagtaaatatgctcaagaatgtgtgtccacagaggctatcatgtgtaaaaggttgaggatgggttaaatgatgatatccgactgtcagtgggtgtcctagaaataaaagagttcgttattttagttgagagagcctgtaaggcagaggagctattaaaaagaaaaggcaaagttgagacagagacacaagatacaaagaagagacagatgagcagatcatttcaggctacatccaagaggcccaaAGAGTTTTCTACCAGATTTAGCTTTTCGGCAGGGCaatctagtcagaatagaggtagcaaatttaaggatccgaaggctcagaccacatcgactacgagtgtaggtaatgtcagacagggtagatcagggtgtccacggtgtggtagacttcattatggtccttgtcgggcaggcgaaaatgtttgctataaatgtggtgctccagatcattttgtacgagaatgtccagaaGTGGCTAGCCGAGAGgtaacacagagtgctagattcggaaatgctcctactagaggcagatcaccgaggcaactaggagtaggagcaagtaacagaggtacctctGGAGATTCAAttgtgagaccagatgttagagcccctgcaaggacttatgctattcgtgcacgcgaagaggcatcctcccccgatgtgattacgggtacattttctttacatgatattaatgtcattgctctgattgatccgggttcgactcattcttatgtttgtatgaaattgatgcctattataagtatgcctatagaatctacaaaatttgtgattaaagtatcgaatccattaggcaagcatgtattagtagataaagtatgtagaaattgtcctttaatgattagaggctactgttttccggccgatctcatgctattgccatttgatgagtttgatgtgattcttggtatggtgaaaggtgccggatatttaccgatcataaaagcttgaaatacttgatgactcaaaaagacttgaatttgaggcaaagaagatggttagaattgcttaaagattatgagttagtggttgattatcacccaggtaaggcaaatgtagttgctgacgctttaAGCAGGAAACTTTTATTTACATTGCAAGCTTTGAATACCAATTTAGCCATGTTAGATGAtagttctattttagctgaatttagagctaaaccggtatttcttgaagagatttgtgaagctgagaaagatgataatgagttacaagctaaaagagttcaatgtgagtcaggcatagaatcagatttctggattggttctgatggttgtttgatgtttagagacagaatttgtgtaccaaagaatgatgagcttattcgaaagattttacaggaagcacataacagttctttatctattcatccaggcagtacaaaaatgtataatgatttgaagaaattgtattggtgggtaggaatgaaaagagatatttcagagtttgtttctagatgcttgatttgtcaataggtaaaggccgaacatcaggtaccctcaggattattgcaacctgtgctagttccggaatggaaatgggacagagttactatggattttgtgacaggattgccgttaacactgaaaaagaaagatgcagtatgggttgtgattgataagctaactaagtcggctcattttatcccaatccgtatggattattcacttgacaagttggccgagttatacatttcagagatagttagactacatggagtgcatTATTGATGTTGAAGTATTGTTCTATCTATATGGTTGGAACGTCAGTTCTATTATGGCATTATGGTTtttaatctatctgatggttgtggcttcggTATAGTTTAAGCTTCGATGTTAatgattgaaatatttttattatatataattcctTTCTAGTTTTCGTGAAAGGGGTTGACATCGGCAAAAGTGTAGATGGAGGAAGATTGAGCTCAAACTTGTATTTTGGTTTTCACTTCTCAGGTAATTCTGAAATTATGTCAACAAGTCAATAATGGAATGTCAAAATTCGTTTGAGTTAAATGCTATTTGTGGAAATTTTCGATTGGTGTTCCGAGAGGATTATGATATATGGTATATCTGGATTGTTTTGACAACAATAAGATTggattattctgaaatgttattatctgatagataaaatcgactcagttgttttaatcagagtgggttattcattgaaaagttaattgagttataatcAGTGATGGAATCAGTACATCTTGGGTCTCCACAATGGGTTTAAATTATCTGTTTTCTTATCGCTGGATGGGTTTCCAAGATCTTCGTTCAAaggtattaaataagataattcgGGTTTCTCAGTTATGTTTCGACAGACAATTACTGGACATTTCTTGGTAGTCATACTACTAGTGAAAAAGTGATGGCAAGAAAACATCAGAGCTGCTCAGTTAAGTTCAGGCATAGTATCAATTTCTAAAATGAGTTTTGGTATGAGTTCGGAAGTGATATGagttatgattaatttttatggacTTCGATTGAAAGGGGTGAAGAAAGATTTGACTTAATAGCTTGtatcaggtgagaaatttcgaggacgaaattttttttaagggggggagagttgtaacagcccaattttcagtagtgtcagaacagtgatttgagatcactaaattcgatgaagaagttagaaatatttttgaattagtgaattttgtgatttaaaagaaattattaggtaaattgggtcgaaaacgaggtatcgagacctcgatattataaactgagccgtaaatatttttataaatatttacggagtgtcaataggataatattaaagtttcgttaagaaattttaatgtttcgatagttaattatgaaaaaggattaaattgcaatagggataaaagtttaattatagattaaagaaaagttaaaaggaccaaataggcaattatgcctttttccaaagttgaggcggcataagtataaaaatctgagatttttatgtgttaaaaaaatattatattatagtaatgattatgtttttatattatattatcattaatatattatattatattatatatatacataaaacaaaagaaagaatagaaaaaaagaaagaaaagaaacagaatagaagagacgaaacagagaaagaaacagagagcaaaacgggcagagaaggaaggaaagaaagaaagaaagaaagaaaaagaaaaagggaaatttaaggttttaaggttccaagctcaattggtaagtcaaattaagtctttttcttataatttttgagtttttggaatcctagagataaatactacttgatttatgttgatattctgaaagttagtagattgttagacatgagttatgttgaattaattgatgaactagaggttaaaatgattgaattttaagttagaagttagtaaaagattgatttgtaaaataaaatataagttttgaattgatagggattaaattgaaagaatcccgaaattagggatttatggggaaattgaagaattaaactgagtttatagtaagaattaagagagaatatagagttagaatgcaaaaataaaattagtattgataagggattaaattagaatttgatgttgccatagaagaaaaaaaaatgttcagaatgttataaaacataagaataagagatgaagtttaatttccgagccttggggcaaaattgtaattttcaaaaagttagagtcgagggctattttaataaatttgaatattaaataagttaaatttgctattatagatcaagaagaacgaaattcgggagtagatcggggaaaagaaaaagtaaaggactaaattgtaaagtttagtcacattttgtatcaaggtaagtttacagtaaataaatgcaatattcttttattttacattattattgtcaatttccagcatttatatatttatgttatgaaaatatttaaagtcgaatttaaggtgaagtgacagaggaaaagtgttagaaagccccggttgaaccctaggaatgttaggatattagggttgacaggacagaacagaaatgagccatgtaagtccatattagaaatatggctttggagacaggattgagccatgtaagtccatattatatatggcattggagacaggaataattcatgtaagtccatgtcaaagacatggcattggcagggtattgatagacaagaatgaccctagtatccttagtattccgagtggttcaacgggtcagaatacgagttaaattacagtgaattaacagcaaaggaaaagtagattataattatgaaaacggaaaggtcaggtaagaaagaaggtaagggaataaagaagaagatagaaattgagaagtaaagaaatttatgatgttagatgatattatgcataattatccattatgttgaatgttgtgatttatttgcttgtaagcttactaagcctagtgcttaatctctttattttcttcttcttata is part of the Gossypium hirsutum isolate 1008001.06 chromosome D11, Gossypium_hirsutum_v2.1, whole genome shotgun sequence genome and encodes:
- the LOC107912040 gene encoding methyltransferase-like protein 23 isoform X2, which produces MKTISRHFYGDSEKTAFSISIVENMKEDYGLFVWPCSIVLAEYVWQHKLRFSGNNVVELGAGTCLPGLVAAKVGSNVTLTDDANRLEVLENMRGVCELNNLKCEFCF
- the LOC107912040 gene encoding methyltransferase-like protein 23 isoform X3, with product MKTISRHFYGDSEKTAFSISIVENMKEDYGLFVWPCSIVLAEYVWQHKLRFSGNNVVELGAGTCLPGLVAAKVGSNVTLTDDANRLEVLENMRGVCELNNLKCEVRY
- the LOC107912040 gene encoding methyltransferase-like protein 23 isoform X1, producing the protein MKTISRHFYGDSEKTAFSISIVENMKEDYGLFVWPCSIVLAEYVWQHKLRFSGNNVVELGAGTCLPGLVAAKVGSNVTLTDDANRLEVLENMRGVCELNNLKCEVLGLTWGVWDASIFSLHPKIILGADVLYDARAFDDLFATVTFLLQSNPGSVFITTYHNRSGHHLIEFLMVKWGLKCVKLLDGFSLLPSDKAARLSGNIQLAEIILNHEQIEETSSSGAR